In Fusobacterium sp., one genomic interval encodes:
- a CDS encoding flavodoxin family protein yields MVILIVNGSPTRAVLKAVESGIDTSVNEVEFIDVTKYKLSGCIACYKSKTEEGKGKCVFTNDTNILEDKIFEADTVIFGSPVYW; encoded by the coding sequence GTGGTAATTTTAATTGTAAATGGAAGTCCCACAAGAGCAGTTCTAAAAGCTGTGGAATCAGGAATTGATACATCTGTAAATGAAGTAGAATTTATAGATGTAACAAAATACAAGTTGAGTGGCTGTATTGCCTGCTATAAATCTAAGACTGAAGAAGGTAAGGGAAAATGTGTCTTCACCAATGATACAAACATTCTGGAAGATAAAATATTTGAAGCTGATACAGTAATCTTCGGTTCTCCTGTTTACTGGTAG